Genomic DNA from Coffea arabica cultivar ET-39 chromosome 7e, Coffea Arabica ET-39 HiFi, whole genome shotgun sequence:
TAACAATTCACAATgcttttattctttttaaaaatattaatctGCGGTTACAATTTATAGTAAACACATGTTGGAGGCAATAATGTCTGATACATGcatattttgttgtttttgttgtaaAAGAATGTCATACCAATGATGTGAAAAGGATTAATTCAGCTATTTTTAATATCTGCCCCTGAACCAATACACATTGCATCAAACGCCCTCATAAGTAAACAgtttgcctctttttttttttcttcttcttcttttaggTTAAGCTGATTTGATGAGAGTGAAACAGCAATCATGtgcttttctcttcttcttggaAAGGTTTCCTTAGACTTAAAGCTTTTGCTGCTGCTTTTACAGTCCATACTTTGACGTGCACAGTCAGCAACAACAAAAGGAGACTTTAGATGAGATAACCAGGATTTGGTCTTTTTTCCTGATGGAACTGATTCTTGATCCAATTAAGGcctttaattttctcttcaaGGAAAGGTGATTTATGAAAGCAAGCTCAAACTTTCATGTACAGGCGAATGAGCAGAATAAAGTATGATTCCCCTTCTCTtcgtcctcttcttcttcttctttcccttttttttttttttaattcttcatTTTTGGTCATTAATTGGAAAATATGCTGTGGAAACCGCAGAAGATATATTGATGAGAGAGGAAGAAAGGTCGAGAAGTCTTTAGTTGTTGATAAGATCTTCAGTTATTGGATGTCCAGCTGGGAACTCAATTGAATCTCTTTAATGATACCATCTTGATTTCAATCAGTGGTAATTATGGTCTCTGAAATACTTAAGCATAAAGATACAAGATTATGCTCATTGACCAAACAAAAAGTTTTGTCACCAACTAACCATAGTACTAATTTCTTTCTCTACCGACCGCAAAGCAATGGAATATGCCCCATTTTCTTTTCTAGGCATCCATTCGAACACCGACACGATCATAGCGTCCAGAAATGTCGGTTTCTACCAATTTACACTCTAAAAACAGCAACATTTCCAGCTATAATCGTGTATCATTAACAGCAACATTTGGTGTTAGGTTTTATATAGTAGTATGACTGATTGGTACTATAGtatttcactttttcttttgttaaatgAATTTGTTGAAACGTAAATAACACAAATTAAAAACCCAAAACTAAGTGGTGTGCTTGGATAGCGCCTGAAATTATTTGTTTACATCACAAATATAATTTCCAACacatctttttatcttctcaattacctttttatttcatatatatcacatcataaaaaatgctaaagtaattatttcaaataatctactCGGTAGAGATATTAAAGTAGAAATAATGAAAATATGTTGGCTCTAACGTTAATTTAAACCCACTCCCTCGGTAGCTTTGGTAGGTCTTTTCTGACATGTTGCTGAATGAGGTTTCTTTGTAAGATGGCCCAGGAAAATGAGATCACAATAAATTTTCTGATCTGTAACAACGCTGACAATTTATGTTATCCAACTCTCCAAGTATCCAGCAGAGTAGTTTTTCAATCTCTAAGAAGGCTAGTAAAGTGCAACTTTGATAGTAAAGTGCAAATTTTCAATCGCAGTTGGGTCTCCCCCTTCCTTAGATTAGATTAGGATAGTGTAGGATGCTATAGATAAAAAGTGGcgattgacaaaaaaataataataataaagtgcAATTTTACTCTAAAATAAGGCTCCACAAGCAAGCACAATAACGGTGAAAATAAGTTGGATTACTCGATAGTACATTTCTCCTGGAACTTGCTATATAGCAATACTAATTGTCTGTAGAGGAAATGCTACACAAAAGATGCTGCATGAGTTTTTTTATGATATAAACCACCTCTGAGGGGAAGGTGGGGGAGGAAAAAACCTCTGCGAGCAACAGATTCTTTGTTAGCATTGAGATCATAACCTGGATGTCGAAAAAAGTTAAATTGAAAGCACGACATACAATTTAAGTATGTCGTTGCCTGAGCAGACTGGCTCAATATTTGCCTCAAGAATGGTGTTCATACCTTTTGTGGATACCATGAGATGCATGCAAGACGTTGATCTTGACTTCAAAAGGAATTTCTGCGACAAAACTGAAGACAGGCCTACGCAAGGCCGGAATATGCTAAGCTCAAAGATATAGCATAGGCGACAAAAGAGCAACTGAAACTGGCCCTATTCCTGATGCTTAGCAATCTAAGATATGACAACCCCAACACCACTCCCCACTTCAACCCCCACTTacccacccccacccccccaacaaaaaaaaaaacacaaagggCAAAAATTCAGCAAAGTTAAAGACGAATATACGATGAAAATATCAGAGAGATACTAAACGATGGCTGTCAGAAAAGGTTATCAATTGGCAATCATTTCTTCCCAGCTGATGAAAGAACTCCACCCTCAAGTACCTGGATTAAGGGGAACTACTATAGTGTTTTAAATTTGCAAACGTATCTCACTACGTACAGATATTACCAATTTTTTGTAGTCCAAATAGTACAAAAGGCGATCTTGTCTCAGGTTATACCACAGCAATCAGATTACGAGGCTGGTCTCACAAAGGCCACAAGGTATTAAAAACTTAGCAACTAAAGCAAGAATGTGAGAATTTAAGTGTCTTGAGCAGAAAGGTTTTTCCTTAGATGGGAGTCCAATCATGCAATTCATGCTATTACTTTAGCAATCCATCTACTAATCTAAAGTGATTTCACAAACCACCGTCGAGATTACATTATTAGTCCTTCCCCTGTGTTGCTAACATAAAGTCTATGATTTGACAGAACTAAGATCAAGATCCCACTAGGTATGGTCtctataaataaaatgaaagcacTTCATGCAACATATTCTCATCTTTGCACAAAGGTCAATGATCTGAACTACCAAAATCAgcacattttccttctttctacCAGATGGAACACTGTAAAACAGGGTGGAGAAACGCATTCGGAACTTTGATTTAAGATGCTCCTCTATGTCTTCAACTCAACAGAACGAACGAGGAAAGCCATTCTATCACTATGAAAACTCAAAGAACACCAAACTGGTCAAGTTTGGTTCTAAAAAGCTGTGTCCTTAAAGACTCACGATGTAAGCTATTTTCTTATTATTGGAGCTATCTAAGTTGATGATAACAAAATTGTAAAGACATCTGCCGATTCCtaataaaaaacaagaaaacctTACAAAGTGTGCAAATTTCTAATCCACTGCACCTTTATCCCATAAACAACAATCTCACATCTAAAAGCTTAACATGCCAGGAAAGCTACCTCAACAAGTCATATTAAGGCAAAAAAAAAGTCATCCCATTGCCTAACAGGGACAAATCAATGCACCCACATATTAAAACTAAAAGGCATCAAAGGAAGTCTTACAGTCAGAAATAAGTGAAAAAAGTGTATTGTTTGCAATGTTGCTTCCAATATCTTTATTCCCAAGGTATCACTTTTGTGCATGACCTTTTCTTGTACGAGGCAGGGTCTACTGCAATAGTTGCAATCTTATTTAAGAGACTTCTGCCATTAAGTACCTTAACAAGCTACTTTTTTTCCAAGGAGCAAACTTTTTCAGTCTTATAAGTGTCTACGCTCATAGAATGCGTGCTGAAACCCCATTAGCGATGCACAAGCCGTTACTGACAGCACAAAGAACTCAACAACAAATCAGCAAACAACAATATCTTTCATGATCTTGGGCACAACTAAGGTGACCTGTTGAGGTATTCTGAGCAAGGTAGAGACACCTAAAACAAATCCCAGTATTAACTTTCTATGAAACAAAATAACACTAAATTCTAGAACTAGTACACTATAACAAGTATCCATACAGTGCTTTCTTGTCAAAGACCATACAATACAGctaacatcaagaaaacaaACTTCTATTTCCAGGCTTCCACAGAAAAGGACATACTATGTGCTGGTACGCTACTCTGAAAACGTAGAGAAGACTGAAGTTTTAGCTGCGTATCAACAACAAAGAACTTACAATAGCTGATTTCCACCAAAAACTCCCTTCTGCTTACTCCTAACCcagcagaaaagaacaattcAACCACGAAGAACTCAATAAAATCACTAACAAAGCACCGGCCTTTTCATATAAAGTATCATTTACCTCTCATTCAAACGGCCAAAATTCCTATCTTTCTCATAAAAATCCCCCTTCCCCAACCAAGCAAAGTGGCTCTCTGTCGATGCCCATCCAATTAACAGGATATGAGCAACCCTGGCAAGCATCCAGAAATCATAAACATTGACTTGAATAAATGGGGAGACAATTACCAATGTATAAACCATACAGAGACATTGggataaaaatcaaaagaaaaaaaaagcagtgGGAAATTACAAATTTTGACTATACAAAATAACACGCATCAATCATCCATCGCTATTACTGATAATACATCCAACCAAaatattaaaaacaaaaacaaaaaaagaaatatttatTACCCAAGctactctctttctctttttcgcTTAACAGGGTCtctcttttattattattttttctttccctaTTTTTCGATACAATAACTGGGATTATAAAGATTTAGCTGATACCGGAGAAAAGAGGCGACAGAGCTGGTCTTGCTGCTCTCTATACCGGCGCTTTAGATAAGTCTCGAGGATTTCCATCACCGACACGAACCTCTTCATCTCTTCCAGCTGCCGGCTCAGCTCGGCTTCCCGAGCCCTGGCTCTCTCCAGCCGCGCCTCCGTCTCAGCTAGCCTGTCCCTCAGGTTTTCCACCACCGCCTCGTTCTCGTTTACGGCAGCCAATCGGGCTGCGGCGGTGGTGGGCCGGGTCGGACCATTCACATCGAAGTCTTCTTTGGATGGTAGCCTTTCGCCTCCATAGCACATCTTCACTTCACTGACCCCACCACCAAAATTAATCCCGctttttgctttgcttttttCCCCTTCCTTTCTGGGCTCGGCGTTTAGACGACGGGGGGTGGGAGTGGGCGGTTATGTTGACAAGAAGCGTGTGAAGAGTTGAATTTGGGCATTTGGTCTACAGAGGGTTCGGTTGGTG
This window encodes:
- the LOC113701107 gene encoding protein SKIP34, producing MCYGGERLPSKEDFDVNGPTRPTTAAARLAAVNENEAVVENLRDRLAETEARLERARAREAELSRQLEEMKRFVSVMEILETYLKRRYREQQDQLCRLFSPVSAKSL